A segment of the Candidatus Methylomirabilota bacterium genome:
GACGCCCGTGAGAAGTCGCTCGGATGCACGATGCGGCGAATGCGCTTCATCATCCCCTCCCTTGTCGTTCCGTCTCAGTCGAGGACGCGAACGTCCTCGGTGAGCACCATGTGCCGGTCCCCGGCCGCGGTGCGCACGATCAAGCGGCCGCCGTCGTCGATGCCGAGCGCACGGCCCTCGATCGATCCGCCGGCGCCGCGAAGCTCGACCCGCCGGCCCGTCAGGATGTCGCGGTCTTGCCAGGCTCGCACGAGCGGTCGCGCTCCCGCGAGGCGGTAGCGCCGCCACCATCGGTCGAGATGGTTGAGGAACGAAGCCGCGAACCGGCTTCGGTCGATCGGCCGCCCCAGTGCCGCCGCCACGGAGGTGGCAAAGGCCGCCTCCGGGCCGAGGGCCTCGCGCAGCCTGGCCAGATCGACGTTGAGGTTCACGCCCACGCCGATCACGGCGCAGTCGGGCACCAGCTCGCGCGGTACCCATTCGAGCAGCGCGCCCGCGACCTTCTGGCGGTCCAGGAGCACGTCGTTGGGCCACTTGATCGCGGGCGCCAGCCCCAGATCCTTGATGGCATCACTGGTCGCCAGCGAGCCGATGAAGGACACCGGGCCCATGTCCTCGAGCCGCA
Coding sequences within it:
- a CDS encoding biotin--[acetyl-CoA-carboxylase] ligase; the encoded protein is MTSVSRSQMPLTERFSMQVIHRDLDARIVGQHIHIFDEVESTNAMLRDLARLGASDGTVVLAESQRRGRGRLGRPWFSPPNVNFYASVLLEGELRLEDMGPVSFIGSLATSDAIKDLGLAPAIKWPNDVLLDRQKVAGALLEWVPRELVPDCAVIGVGVNLNVDLARLREALGPEAAFATSVAAALGRPIDRSRFAASFLNHLDRWWRRYRLAGARPLVRAWQDRDILTGRRVELRGAGGSIEGRALGIDDGGRLIVRTAAGDRHMVLTEDVRVLD